ATTCAATTTTTATAAAGAAATTCTAGATCAAAAAGCGCAAGATGTTTATTCCTATTTGGAAAAAAGCTTCCAAAAAGTAAGTGTTGGCGCACCAAACCCCCAATTAATTTCCCATATTAAAGTTAGTTTTTACGGGACATTAACCCCAATTAATGAAATTGCATCAATTTCAACCCCTGTACCTTTACAACTTTTAGTAAAACCTTATGAATTTTCACTTGTAAAGGAAATTGCAACCGCAATTGTTGCATCAAAAATTGATGCTCAAGTTCAAAAAGAAGCTAACCAAGTCCGTATAATTTTTCCTGAACCAACACAGCAAAAACGCCAGGAAAGCGTTCATTTATTAAAAAAAATTCACGAAGAAGCCAAAGTTAAAATACGTCTAATTCGCCAAGATGTTAATAAATTAATAAAAAAAGAAGAGCTTTCCGAGGATCAAGAAAAAGACTATCTCAATCAGGTTCAAAAAACAATCAATTTACAAATAGAAAAAATTGATGAAATTTACGAAAAAAAAGTAAAAGAAATTCAAACTATTTAAAAAATGCGGGCATTTTTCCCAAATTTTACATCTAAGGAATTTTTATATCGCTTTTTATCCTCAGTTTTTATTATCGCAATAATTGCCCCAATTTTATTTGTAGGCTATTATTGGCATTTTTGAGGACGAATAATTTCCTTTGGTGTTTTAGCGTTTATTTTATTTTATAGTTTGTATGAAATTTTTGTTCACTTTCAATCTAGAAAAATTTTTGCTGCAATATCTGCATCATTAGGTTTTTTACTATTTTTATTACCTTCAAATTTTAATTTAAATCAGATCTATTTTTCTAAGGACATTGAGTTTAGTTGAAGTTTAATAGAATTTTTTGTAAAAGAACAAGTTTTAGATTATCATATTTTTTTTACCTTACCTTTTTTA
Above is a window of Mesomycoplasma ovipneumoniae DNA encoding:
- a CDS encoding ribosome-recycling factor, which produces MKSEIEFNFYKEILDQKAQDVYSYLEKSFQKVSVGAPNPQLISHIKVSFYGTLTPINEIASISTPVPLQLLVKPYEFSLVKEIATAIVASKIDAQVQKEANQVRIIFPEPTQQKRQESVHLLKKIHEEAKVKIRLIRQDVNKLIKKEELSEDQEKDYLNQVQKTINLQIEKIDEIYEKKVKEIQTI